The Pseudomonas putida nucleotide sequence CGTCCTGGGCATCGAACACGCTGGTGCAAGGCATGGAAACCACGCGCACCTTGCGGCCCTGCTCGGTCAGCTTGGCCTGCGCCTGAACAGCCAGGCCCACTTCCGAACCGGTAGCGATCAGGATCAGCTCAGGCTCGCCAGCACAGTCCTTGAGCACATAGCCACCGCGGCTGATATCGGCGATCTGCTGGGCGTCGCGCGCCTGGTGCTGCAGGTTCTGACGCGAGAAGATCAGCGCCGATGGGCCGTCCTTGCGCTCCAGGGCGTTTTTCCAGGACACGGCCGATTCGACCGCGTCGGCTGGGCGCCAGGTGTCCAGGTTCGGCGTGCTGCGCAGGCTGGTCAGCTGCTCGATCGGCTGGTGAGTCGGGCCGTCTTCGCCCAGGCCGATGGAGTCGTGGGTGTAGACGTGGATCACGCGCTGCTTCATCAGTGCCGACATGCGCACGGCATTGCGGGCGTATTCCATGAACATCAGGAAGGTTGCGCCGTAAGGCACCAGGCCACCGTGCAGGGCGACGCCGTTCATGATCGCAGTCATGCCGAACTCACGCACGCCGTAGAACACGTAGTTGCCGCTGGCATCGTTGGCTTCGACGCCTTTGCAGCCTTTCCACAGGGTCAGGTTGGAGCCGGCCAGGTCAGCCGAACCGCCGAGGAACTCAGGCAGCATCGGGCCGAAGGCATTCAGCGCGTTCTGGCTGGCCTTGCGGCTGGCGATGGTTTCACCTTTGGCGGCCACTTCATTGATGTAGGCCTGGGCCTTCTCGCTGAAGTCGGCCGGCAGCTCGCCGCTGTCGCGGCGCTTGAACTCGGCAGCCAGTTCCGGGTAGGCCTTGGCGTAGGCGTCGAAACGCTGGTTCCAGTCGGCTTCGGCCTTGGCACCGGCAGCCTTGGCATCCCACTCGGCGTAAATGTCGGCCGGGACTTCGAACGGACCGTGGTTCCAGTTCAGTTCCTTGCGCGCCAGGGCGATTTCGTCGTTGCCCAGCGGTGCGCCGTGGCAGTCTTCCTTGCCCTGCTTGTTAGGCGAACCGAAACCGATGATGGTCTTGCAGCAGATCAGGGTCGGACGGTCGCTCTTGCGCGCGGTCTCGATGGCCATCTTGATTTCATCGGCATCATGGCCGTTGACGTTACGGATGACTTGCCAGTTGTAGGCTTCGAAACGCGCCGGGGTGTTATCGGTGAACCAGCCGTGCACTTCGCCGTCGATGGAGATGCCGTTGTCGTCGTAGAAGGCGATCAGCTTGTTCAGGCCCAGGGTGCCGGCCAACGAGGCGACTTCATGGGAAATACCTTCCATCATGCAGCCGTCGCCGAGGAACACATAGGTGTTGTGGTCGACGATGTTGTGGCCTTCACGGTTGAACTGTGCAGCCAGCACTTTCTCGGCCAGGGCAAAGCCCACGGCGTTGGCGATGCCTTGGCCGAGCGGGCCGGTGGTGGTCTCGACGCCTGGGGTGTAGCCGTATTCCGGATGGCCCGGGGTACGGCTGTGCAGCTGGCGGAAGCCTTTGATGTCATCGATGGTGACATCGTAGCCAGTCAGGTGCAGCAGCGAATAGATGAGCATCGAGCCGTGGCCGTTGGACAGCACGAAGCGGTCACGGTCAGCGAACTTCGGGTTGCTCGGGTTGTGCTTCATGTAGTCGCGCCAAAGCACTTCGGCGATATCCGCCATGCCCATGGGGGCACCTGGGTGGCCGCTGTTGGCCTTTTGCACGGCATCCATGCTGAGTGCACGAATGGCGTTGGCACGTTCACGACGGCTGGGCATCGCTTATCTCCTGGGGCTTGAATAGGTGGTGTCACGAAAAAGGCGGCCATTTTCGCCCACTGCGGGGGCCGGGGGCAATGACGGATGGTCGCAGTTGGGGGATTTTCCTGTGATTGGCCTCCATAACGGCGAAAAAACCGCCAGGGCCACCCGCCCATCAGCCAATATCAAAACTTTTTGATATTGACCTTGCGGGGGCAGCCCCGCCTGTCTAGACTGCCGCACCATGAACCTCCGTGCGCAACCGATCCCCCAGCAAAGCGACACACTGGCCGCCCTGTGCAAGGCCAGTGGCGATGAGCTGCGCCTGAACGTGTTGCGCGCCCTGGCCAGTGATTCGTTCGGCGTGCTGGAGCTGGCGCAGATCTTCGACGTCGGCCAGTCGGGCATGAGCCACCACCTCAAGGTGCTGGCCCAGGCCGAGTTGGTGGCCACGCGGCGTGAAGGCAATGCGATCTTCTACCGCCGCGCCCTGCCCGATGGCCAGCGCTTCGGCGGGCGCCTGCACATGGCCCTGCTCGATGAGGTCGACGACCTGGCCTTGCCGGAGGATGTGCAGGCCCGCATTGCCCAGGTGCAGCAACGCCGCGCCGCCACCAGCCAGGACTTCTTCCTGCGTGTGGAAGAAAAATTCCGCGCCCAGCAAGACCTCATCGCCGGCTTGCCGCAGTACCGCGAAAGCCTGCTGGCGCTACTCGACAAGCTGAACTTCGCGTCGACCGCCAGCGCGCTGGAAGTCGGCCCCGGCGATGGTGGTTTCCTGCCGGACCTGGCACGGCGCTTCGCCCAGGTCACTGCCCTGGACAACAGCCCGACCATGCTCGAGCTGGCGCGCCAGGTCTGCGAACGCGAACGCCTGGGTAATGTGTACCTGCAGTTGGCCGATGCACTGGGTGCAACGGATGTGGAAGCCGACTGCGTTGTGCTGAACATGGTCCTGCACCATTTCAGCGACCCGGCCCTGGCCTTGCGCCAACTGGCCAAACGGGTGAAGGCAGGCGGCAGCCTGCTGGTCACCGAACTGTGCAGCCATGACCAGGGTTGGGCGCGGGAAGCCTGCGGCGACCTCTGGCTCGGCTTCGAACAGGACGATCTGGCCCGTTGGGCCACAGCAGCCGGGCTGGCCCCCGGGGATAGCCTCTATGTAGGCTTGCGTAACGGTTTCCAGATACAGGTCCGTCATTTTCAGCGGACGCCTGGCGACACTCACCATCGGTAAATTTTAGGAACCCGTCGAGATGAGCGAATACTCCCTTTTCACCTCCGAGTCCGTGTCCGAAGGGCATCCGGACAAGATCGCCGACCAGATTTCGGACGCGGTCCTTGATGCCATCATCACCCAGGACAAGTACGCCCGCGTAGCGTGCGAAACCCTGGTCAAGACCGGTGTCGCCATCATCGCCGGCGAAGTCACCACCTCCGCCTGGGTCGACCTGGAAGAGCTGGTGCGCAAAGTCATCATCGACATCGGCTACAACAGCTCCGACGTCGGCTTCGACGGCGCCACCTGCGCCGTGATGAACATCATCGGCAAACAGTCGGTTGACATCGCCCAAGGCGTCGACCGCTCCAAGCCGGAAGACCAGGGCGCGGGTGACCAGGGCCTGATGTTCGGCTACGCCAGCAACGAAACCGACGTGCTGATGCCAGCGCCAATCTGCTTCTCGCACCGTCTGGTCGAGCGCCAGGCCGAAGCGCGCAAGTCCGGCCTGCTGCCGTGGCTGCGCCCTGACGCCAAGTCGCAGGTCACCTGCCGTTACGAGAACGGCAAGGTCGTCGGTATCGACGCGGTGGTCCTGTCGACCCAGCACAACCCTGAGGTCTCGCTGAAAGACCTGCAGGAAGCCGTGATGGAGCTGATCGTCAAGCACACCCTGCCGGCCGAACTGCTGCACAAAGGCACCCAGTTCCACATCAACCCGACCGGCAACTTCATCATCGGTGGCCCGGTGGGCGACTGCGGCCTGACCGGCCGCAAGATCATCGTCGACTCCTACGGCGGCATGGCCCGTCACGGTGGCGGCGCGTTCTCCGGCAAGGACCCGTCCAAGGTCGACCGTTCCGCCGCCTACGCTGGCCGCTACGTGGCCAAGAACATCGTTGCCGCCGGCCTGGCCGAGCGCTGCGAGATCCAGGTGTCCTACGCCATCGGCGTGGCCCAGCCGACCTCCATCTCGATCAACACCTTCGGCACCGGCAAGGTTTCCGACGACAAGATCATCCAGATCGTGCGCGAGTGCTTCGACCTGCGCCCGTACGCCATCACCAAGATGCTCGACCTGCTGCACCCGATGTATCAGGAAACCGCTGCCTACGGCCACTTCGGCCGTGAGCCACAGCAGAAGACTGTCGGCGACGACACCTTCACCACCTTCACCTGGGAGCGCACCGACCGCGCCCAGGCGCTGCGTGACGCTGCCGGCCTGTAATTGTCCTACAGCGGTAAATGAAAGCCCCTGCCGAGCGATCGGCAGGGGCTTTTTTGTGACATATCGGCTGACAACTGCGCAGCGCAACGCTCGCTTCCTTTGCCTAGGCTGAGGCTTCCCCTCTGCCAAGCAAGGATGCTGGCCATGCCGTTGGTGCTCCTGTTCCTGCTCGTTCTATCGTTCAACGCGCAAGCCGCTGACTGCCCAACCTGGTCAGCCGAGCGGGCTCGCACAGAAGTCACCCGTCTGCGCGCGACAGTTAGCCAATGGGATGACCACTACCATCGCCTGGGCGAGTCCCTGGTACCCGATGAGGTCTATGACCAGAGCCGGCAACGCCTGCTGCACCTGCAAGGGTGTTTCGCGCTAGAGAGTGAGCTGGATTCACTGGCCAGCGCACGCGGGCCGATTGCCCACCCGATCCCACACACTGGCGTCGAAAAGCTGCCGGATGAACAGGCCGTGAGCCAGTGGATGACTGGCAAGACAGGTGTCTGGCTACAACCGAAGGTCGATGGCGTCGCGGTGACCCTGGTTTATCAGCAAGGCAGCCTGACCCAACTGCTCAGCAGGGGTGACGGCACCCAGGGGCATGACTGGAGCCGGCATATCAAGGTTCTGGAAGGCATCAACCGGCAACTGCCAAGCCCACTGGACCTGATCCTGCAAGGCGAGCTGTATCTGCGCCTGGAAGACCATGTGCAAGCACGCGACGGTAGCGCCAACGCCCGCGCCACCGTCGCGGGGTTGTTGGCGCGCAAGCAGCTGACCCGTGAACAAGGCGCAGACATTGCGCTGTTTGTCTGGGACTGGCCGCAAGGGCCGAGCGATCAGGGCGAGCGTGTGGCTCAGCTGGCGGCACTGGGCTTCCCCGACAGCCAGCGCTACAGCGTGGCCATCGGCAGCGCTGGCGAAGCTGCATACTGGCGCCAGCAGTGGTATCGCTCTGCCCTGCCCTTCGCCACGGACGGAGTGATCCTGCGCCAGAACACACGGCCACCCGCCGAGCGTTGGCAAACCAATGCACCTTACTGGATCGCAGCCTGGAAGCATCCCTTTGCCCAGGTGTTGAGCGAAGTGCGTGACGTGCACTTTCGCATCGGCCGCACGGGCCGAATCACACCGGTCCTGAAGCTGCAGCCGGTAAAACTGGACGACCGCCGAGTTACCCAGGTGAGCCTGGGCTCTCTGGCTCGCTGGCAGGCGCTCGATATTCGCCCGGGGGATCAGGTCGCCATCAGCCTGGCGGGGCTGACCATCCCGCGCTTCGAGCAGGTTGTGCACCGCGCTACCGAGCGCCAAAGCTTGACGGTTCCTGCGCTGGATCAATACGGCGCCCTGACATGTTGGCAGGCTGGTGAGAACTGCGAAGAGCAGTTCATTGCTCGCCTTACCTGGCTCAGTGGCAAACATGGCCTGGCCATGCCCGGCACCGGGCCCGGCACTTGGCGACGGCTGGTACAGGCCGGGCTGGTAACGTCGATGACCGACTGGCTTGAGCTGGATGCCAACCGACTGGCCCAGTTGCCTGGCATCAGCGACACCAGCGCCAGGCGCTTGCAACGAAGCTTCGAGGCTGGCCGCGCCAGGCCTTTCGATCAGTGGATCAGCGGTCTTGGAGTGCCAATACCACGCAATTTGCCGCTCGAGGGCGACTGGGCAACCCTCGCCCGGCGCTCAGCCACTGAATGGCAAGCCTTGCCCGGCATTGGCGCAATTCGTGCCAGCCAACTACAAGTATTTTTCGCGGCCGAGCACGTGCAGGCCCTGGCTCAACAGCTGAGCGAGAGCGGCATCCAAGGGTTCGCCGCCGTTGCCACCCGTGTGAGGCAATGAGTTTTAACAAAAACTGTTGTAGGAAAATGCCTGGATTGTTCCAGAAATATCCAACAAGGGTTCCTAAATCGCCAAAAGCAAGGCAGGATTTGCCCCACCTTTTGCTGACCCGCCCCCTCAAGGAGGCTTTGATGAAATTGATTTTCACCCTGACACTGCTGACCACCCTGGGTCTGGCTGCCGGCGTTGCCCAAGCGGCACAGCCTGATGAGGGCTTGACCGGTTGCGCCGCCAAGCGCAGTGCCATCGAGAACCAGCTGAAAATCGCCCGCGACCACGGCAACAGCGATCAGGTGGCTGGGCTTGAGGAAGCACTGCGTGGCGTTGGCAATTGCACCGACGCCAGCCTGCGTAAAGAGCGCGAGCAGAAAGTGCTCGATGCACGTCACGAGGTGGCGGAGCGCGAGAGGGACCTGAAGAAGGCCGAGAAAAAGGGCGACGCGGAAAAGATCAACAAGCGCAAGGACAAGCTTGCCGAGTCCCGCAAGGAGTTGCAGGAAGCAGTAGACGAACTGGACCGCTGACCTTGCATGATCGCCTGTTGACGCAGGCGATCAATGATTGCGGAATTCGGTATGGCACGCCTTGCACGCCGCCTCGACCTTATCCATCGGTGCCTTCATTTGCGCCGCGTCCAGCGGTTGGGTCCGCGTCACTTCCACCAACTCGCCGGTCACACCCTCCAGTTGCCGGGCAAGGTCATGGAAGTGCGCCTGCCGCTCCCACACCTCCGGCCGTGCACTGCTGTCACCCTCATCCCGCGCCTGTGGAAAATGCTGCCACGGCGCATGGGCAAGACCATCGAGCTTCAACGCGCCATCGGCGAACTTCACTCCGTCGAAGGGCAAGCGGCCGCGCAACATCCCGCCCATGTCTTCGCTGGTCTTGAGCATGTCCTTGAAGATTGCCTTGCGCTTGCCCAACGGCGAGTTGGGGTCGACCCGGTCACAGGCAGTCAGGGCAAGGGCAGCAAGCAGTACTACGGTCAATCGCTTGAACATCACGGTCACTTCAGCCAACGCAAAAGGGTGGCCAGTATCGCCGCCAGCCAGGCAAAGACCAATAGCCACATAAAACACAAGGGCGAATCTTCATGTTCGCCAGCCACAGGTACCCACTGATGAAATCTGCCCTGCGCCATCTGGCCTGGACACTTCCGGCACTCGCCCTGCTGGCCGGCTGCAACGGCGGCGAAAGCGCCAAGCCCGAGCCTCATGCCATCGCCACCTATGCCCCGTCCACCTGGAAAGACCTGCCTGCGGTCAGCGATGAAGACCTGCTGGCCGGCTTCTATGCCTGGCGCAGCGGCTGCGAAAAACTCAAGCGCGACCCGGTGTGGGCCGCCACCTGCGAAGCAGCCGGCAACGACACGGCGAGCGCCACTCAGGTGCGCACGTTCCTTGAGCAGAACCTGCAGGTGTATGGCCTGCGTTCCGCCGACAACAACGCCAACGGCCTGATCACCGGCTACTACGAACCGGTCTACCCCGGTAGCCTGAAGCGCACCGAAGCGGCGCACGTGGCGGTTTATGGCGTACCCGATGACATGATCGTGGTCGACCTGGCCAGCGTGTACCCCGAACTCAAAGGCAAGCGCCTGCGTGGCCGCCTGGACGGTCGCGTGCTCAAACCTTACGACACTGCCGAGGTGATCAGCCGCGATGGCGTCAAGGCACCCGTGCTGGCCTGGCTGACCGATCCGATGGACCTGCAGTTCCTGCAGATTCAGGGCTCAGGCAGAATCCAGCTGGAAGATGGCCGCCAGCTGCGGCTGGGCTATGCCGAGCAGAACGGCCACCCCTACCGGCCAATCGGCCGCTGGCTGGTGGAGCAAGGCCAGTTGAAAAAAGAAGACGTGACCATGGGCAGCATTCACGCCTGGGCCATGGCCAACCCGCAGCGCGTGCCGGAACTGTTGGCCAGCAACCCTAGCTATGTGTTCTTCAGTGTCCGCCCGGACAGCAACGAAGGGCCGCGCGGCTCACTGAACGTGCCGCTGACAGCGGGCTACAGCGTGGCCATCGACCGCAAGGTGATCCCGCTGGGCAGCTTGTTATGGCTGTCGACCACACGCCCGGATGGGTCGCCGGTGGTACGCCCGGTGGGGGCTCAGGACACGGGGGGAGCGATTGCCGGCGAAGTGCGTGCCGACCTGTTCTGGGGGACCGGGCCGCAAGCCGGCGAGCTGGCGGGGAACATGAAGCAGCAAGGGCAGATCTGGATGCTCTGGCCCAAGGGCCAGCCGCTGCCAGAGGTGCCCAAAGTCCTCTGATCCGGCGTTGAGCACTTCGTGGTCTCAGATGGAGACCACGAAGAACGCCACGATCAACGCCATCCCGGCGAACCACACCAGCGAACGCAGTGCCGCCCAGTCCGCCAGATAGCAGATGATGTAGAGCAGGCGGCTGGTGATATACATCACACCCAGCACATCCTGGGTCACCTGTTCGGCATTACCGACGATATCGGCCACCAGTACCGCCGCCGCAAATGCCGGAAAAGCCTCGTAGCTATTCTGCTGGGCGGCATGCGCACGGCGCGGCAAGCCCGACAGCGTGTCGAGGAAGGCGCGCGGGTCGTGGTTGTCCTTGAGGCCGAAGCGGCCACTCGACACTTTTGCAATCAAGGCGCACAGCGGCGCCAGAAACAACGCGATTAAAATGCACCACAGGGCAACGGTCATGGACAGGACTCCTTGTTCGATCGTGAGGTCAGAGCTTCATCACCAGCATGCCTGCCAGGACCAGCCCGCAAGCTAGGAGTCTCGGCCCGCCAAAAGGTTCTTTGAGGTAGCGCATACCCAGCAGTACCACCAGTATCACACTCAATTCGCGCAGGGCCGCCGCTTCAGCCACCGACCCCAGGTGCATGGCCCACAACACCAGTGCGTAACTGAACAGCACGCAAAAGCCCACCGCCAGGCCCAACCGCCATTGGGTGCGCCAGAACAGCACGAAGGGCGCCCGTCGCGCCACGCTGGCCAGCAGCGGGAATGGCCAGGCGCTGAGCAGCGTCAACCACACCAGGTAATCCCAAGGCTTACCCCACAACCGCACCGCCTGGCCGTCGAACCAGGTGTAGCAACCAATACACAGGCCGATCAGCGCAACCACCGGCAGCATCGACCACGGCAACCGGTCACCGCCGCCGCCCTGCCACAACAGGCACGCCATGCCACACGGGATCAGCAGGATGCCGATGATCTGCTGCGAGCTGAGCGTCTCACCGGCAAACGCCAGGGTCAGCCCCAGCACCACCAACGGCGACAGGCCGCGCATCAGAGGATAGACCAGCCCCAGATCCCCGACCCGATAGGCCTGGATCAGCAGAAACCGATACAACTGCTCGGCCAGCGCCGAAGCCAGCAGCCAAGGCCAGATCTCGGCAGGCGGAAACTCGGTGAAGGCCACGGCGCACACCGCGAACAGCAACGCCACGACGTCCATGCTGGCGATCACCAGCAGGCGCTCGGCGCTGAATTTGATCAGGGTGTTCCAGGTCGCGTGCAGCAGGGCGGCGACCAATACCAGGGAAGTTGCCAGCACGCCTTCGGGTCCTTGTGACGTTTTTCAGTTTATGAGGGGTGAATATATAGCGTTGGGCCGCTGGTTGCCTGGGATGTGTACGCCGGGAGCGATTCTGTGTCTGTGAGACCGAGCGCACCTGGCCGCCTTATTGCGCCCTCCAACCGCATACATCCGGAACGATTCCAACAATTCTGGTCAAATCCTGTGTCCCGACCCTCTCGCCAGATCATCAAAGAACTGCCCGAGCCACTCGGGTAACGACTTGGAAGCCACTTTCACAGGATTCGGGATGCTTGAACTAGTTGCCGCGTTTATCTGCCTCACCACCCTCCTCACCTATGTAAATTACCGCTTCATCGGCCTGCCACCCGCCATCGGCGTGATGGTCACGGCGTTGCTGTTCTCCCTGATGCTGCAGGGCCTGAGCCTGATCGGCTTCCCTGGCCTGGAGGAACGCGTCGAAGGCTTGATGAACCAGATCGATTTCAATGACCTGCTGATGCACTGGATGCTGGCCTTCCTGCTGTTCGCCGGCGCACTGCACGTCAACCTCAGCGACCTGCGCAGCTACCGCTGGCCGATCGGCCTGCTGGCCACACTGGGTGTGCTGATTGCCACCGTGG carries:
- a CDS encoding ArsR/SmtB family transcription factor translates to MNLRAQPIPQQSDTLAALCKASGDELRLNVLRALASDSFGVLELAQIFDVGQSGMSHHLKVLAQAELVATRREGNAIFYRRALPDGQRFGGRLHMALLDEVDDLALPEDVQARIAQVQQRRAATSQDFFLRVEEKFRAQQDLIAGLPQYRESLLALLDKLNFASTASALEVGPGDGGFLPDLARRFAQVTALDNSPTMLELARQVCERERLGNVYLQLADALGATDVEADCVVLNMVLHHFSDPALALRQLAKRVKAGGSLLVTELCSHDQGWAREACGDLWLGFEQDDLARWATAAGLAPGDSLYVGLRNGFQIQVRHFQRTPGDTHHR
- the ligB gene encoding NAD-dependent DNA ligase LigB; its protein translation is MPLVLLFLLVLSFNAQAADCPTWSAERARTEVTRLRATVSQWDDHYHRLGESLVPDEVYDQSRQRLLHLQGCFALESELDSLASARGPIAHPIPHTGVEKLPDEQAVSQWMTGKTGVWLQPKVDGVAVTLVYQQGSLTQLLSRGDGTQGHDWSRHIKVLEGINRQLPSPLDLILQGELYLRLEDHVQARDGSANARATVAGLLARKQLTREQGADIALFVWDWPQGPSDQGERVAQLAALGFPDSQRYSVAIGSAGEAAYWRQQWYRSALPFATDGVILRQNTRPPAERWQTNAPYWIAAWKHPFAQVLSEVRDVHFRIGRTGRITPVLKLQPVKLDDRRVTQVSLGSLARWQALDIRPGDQVAISLAGLTIPRFEQVVHRATERQSLTVPALDQYGALTCWQAGENCEEQFIARLTWLSGKHGLAMPGTGPGTWRRLVQAGLVTSMTDWLELDANRLAQLPGISDTSARRLQRSFEAGRARPFDQWISGLGVPIPRNLPLEGDWATLARRSATEWQALPGIGAIRASQLQVFFAAEHVQALAQQLSESGIQGFAAVATRVRQ
- a CDS encoding EamA family transporter, which gives rise to MLATSLVLVAALLHATWNTLIKFSAERLLVIASMDVVALLFAVCAVAFTEFPPAEIWPWLLASALAEQLYRFLLIQAYRVGDLGLVYPLMRGLSPLVVLGLTLAFAGETLSSQQIIGILLIPCGMACLLWQGGGGDRLPWSMLPVVALIGLCIGCYTWFDGQAVRLWGKPWDYLVWLTLLSAWPFPLLASVARRAPFVLFWRTQWRLGLAVGFCVLFSYALVLWAMHLGSVAEAAALRELSVILVVLLGMRYLKEPFGGPRLLACGLVLAGMLVMKL
- the metK gene encoding methionine adenosyltransferase, with product MSEYSLFTSESVSEGHPDKIADQISDAVLDAIITQDKYARVACETLVKTGVAIIAGEVTTSAWVDLEELVRKVIIDIGYNSSDVGFDGATCAVMNIIGKQSVDIAQGVDRSKPEDQGAGDQGLMFGYASNETDVLMPAPICFSHRLVERQAEARKSGLLPWLRPDAKSQVTCRYENGKVVGIDAVVLSTQHNPEVSLKDLQEAVMELIVKHTLPAELLHKGTQFHINPTGNFIIGGPVGDCGLTGRKIIVDSYGGMARHGGGAFSGKDPSKVDRSAAYAGRYVAKNIVAAGLAERCEIQVSYAIGVAQPTSISINTFGTGKVSDDKIIQIVRECFDLRPYAITKMLDLLHPMYQETAAYGHFGREPQQKTVGDDTFTTFTWERTDRAQALRDAAGL
- a CDS encoding DUF1090 domain-containing protein, whose product is MKLIFTLTLLTTLGLAAGVAQAAQPDEGLTGCAAKRSAIENQLKIARDHGNSDQVAGLEEALRGVGNCTDASLRKEREQKVLDARHEVAERERDLKKAEKKGDAEKINKRKDKLAESRKELQEAVDELDR
- a CDS encoding c-type cytochrome, which encodes MFKRLTVVLLAALALTACDRVDPNSPLGKRKAIFKDMLKTSEDMGGMLRGRLPFDGVKFADGALKLDGLAHAPWQHFPQARDEGDSSARPEVWERQAHFHDLARQLEGVTGELVEVTRTQPLDAAQMKAPMDKVEAACKACHTEFRNH
- the tkt gene encoding transketolase; amino-acid sequence: MPSRRERANAIRALSMDAVQKANSGHPGAPMGMADIAEVLWRDYMKHNPSNPKFADRDRFVLSNGHGSMLIYSLLHLTGYDVTIDDIKGFRQLHSRTPGHPEYGYTPGVETTTGPLGQGIANAVGFALAEKVLAAQFNREGHNIVDHNTYVFLGDGCMMEGISHEVASLAGTLGLNKLIAFYDDNGISIDGEVHGWFTDNTPARFEAYNWQVIRNVNGHDADEIKMAIETARKSDRPTLICCKTIIGFGSPNKQGKEDCHGAPLGNDEIALARKELNWNHGPFEVPADIYAEWDAKAAGAKAEADWNQRFDAYAKAYPELAAEFKRRDSGELPADFSEKAQAYINEVAAKGETIASRKASQNALNAFGPMLPEFLGGSADLAGSNLTLWKGCKGVEANDASGNYVFYGVREFGMTAIMNGVALHGGLVPYGATFLMFMEYARNAVRMSALMKQRVIHVYTHDSIGLGEDGPTHQPIEQLTSLRSTPNLDTWRPADAVESAVSWKNALERKDGPSALIFSRQNLQHQARDAQQIADISRGGYVLKDCAGEPELILIATGSEVGLAVQAQAKLTEQGRKVRVVSMPCTSVFDAQDAAYKQSVLPVEVAARIAIEAAHADFWYKYVGLEGRIIGMTTYGESAPAAALFEEFGFTLENILGTAEELLED
- the mltA gene encoding murein transglycosylase A translates to MKSALRHLAWTLPALALLAGCNGGESAKPEPHAIATYAPSTWKDLPAVSDEDLLAGFYAWRSGCEKLKRDPVWAATCEAAGNDTASATQVRTFLEQNLQVYGLRSADNNANGLITGYYEPVYPGSLKRTEAAHVAVYGVPDDMIVVDLASVYPELKGKRLRGRLDGRVLKPYDTAEVISRDGVKAPVLAWLTDPMDLQFLQIQGSGRIQLEDGRQLRLGYAEQNGHPYRPIGRWLVEQGQLKKEDVTMGSIHAWAMANPQRVPELLASNPSYVFFSVRPDSNEGPRGSLNVPLTAGYSVAIDRKVIPLGSLLWLSTTRPDGSPVVRPVGAQDTGGAIAGEVRADLFWGTGPQAGELAGNMKQQGQIWMLWPKGQPLPEVPKVL
- a CDS encoding MAPEG family protein — encoded protein: MTVALWCILIALFLAPLCALIAKVSSGRFGLKDNHDPRAFLDTLSGLPRRAHAAQQNSYEAFPAFAAAVLVADIVGNAEQVTQDVLGVMYITSRLLYIICYLADWAALRSLVWFAGMALIVAFFVVSI